Proteins encoded in a region of the Stieleria neptunia genome:
- the hisH gene encoding imidazole glycerol phosphate synthase subunit HisH, translated as MITIVDYQMGNLRSVQKAIERVGGQAVFSSDPHEIATAEQLILPGVGAFGDAMAEINRRDLAQPIHDFVQTGRPFLGICLGLQLLFEQSYEHGTHRGLGILPGDVVRFDLPDSFKVPHMGWNTVRKTSESALLNDLADATHFYFVHSYYVRPEDPSLMALACDYGHEFCAMVSRENLFATQFHPEKSQANGLQLLRSFHQLAGRTQPHT; from the coding sequence ATGATCACGATCGTCGACTACCAAATGGGGAATTTGCGGAGTGTCCAAAAAGCGATCGAGCGGGTCGGCGGCCAAGCTGTCTTTTCGTCCGATCCGCACGAGATCGCCACCGCGGAACAATTGATCCTGCCCGGTGTCGGGGCGTTCGGGGATGCGATGGCCGAAATCAACCGACGCGACCTGGCCCAACCGATTCACGATTTTGTCCAGACCGGGCGTCCCTTCCTGGGGATCTGCCTGGGGTTGCAGTTGCTGTTCGAACAAAGTTACGAGCACGGAACGCACCGTGGGCTCGGCATTCTGCCCGGCGACGTCGTTCGCTTTGACCTGCCCGACAGCTTCAAAGTCCCACACATGGGCTGGAATACCGTCCGCAAGACGTCTGAATCGGCGCTGCTGAACGATCTGGCCGACGCAACCCACTTTTACTTCGTCCACTCGTATTACGTCCGCCCGGAAGACCCGTCGCTGATGGCGCTGGCCTGTGATTACGGACACGAGTTTTGTGCGATGGTGTCACGCGAGAACTTGTTCGCGACGCAGTTTCACCCCGAAAAAAGCCAGGCGAACGGGCTGCAACTGCTGCGATCGTTCCACCAACTTGCCGGCCGCACCCAGCCCCACACCTAG
- a CDS encoding CAP domain-containing protein → MRSSAISRFSVHAILAFLCPVLMTSLSGAQATAQSTAPSTTAPSASGAVTTASSYVCPKCGRIHATPQATTTTTTSAPKAAAATPVRSVAQVAYQKASGGVQNVLSMLNNQRSRQGLRTLRYDATLQSVAERRAQQMASMGLKSHPPGSFAPGRYEGVGWSSSFSPRGVSACYTSDPRMTAAGAAMVTGRDGVYFAVVYR, encoded by the coding sequence GTGCGTTCATCCGCAATTTCTCGTTTTAGCGTTCACGCCATTTTGGCGTTTCTGTGCCCCGTTCTGATGACCAGCCTGTCTGGTGCTCAGGCGACCGCCCAATCGACGGCGCCCTCCACAACGGCCCCATCCGCATCGGGCGCGGTGACCACCGCGTCGAGTTACGTCTGCCCGAAATGCGGGCGGATCCACGCGACCCCGCAGGCGACCACCACCACCACCACCTCGGCGCCCAAGGCCGCAGCAGCGACCCCGGTCCGATCGGTTGCCCAAGTCGCGTACCAGAAAGCCAGCGGAGGCGTTCAGAACGTTTTGAGCATGCTGAACAACCAGCGCTCTCGACAAGGACTGCGGACCCTGCGATATGACGCAACACTGCAATCGGTTGCCGAACGTCGCGCACAACAGATGGCCAGCATGGGTCTGAAGTCGCATCCGCCGGGATCGTTTGCCCCCGGCCGCTACGAAGGCGTCGGCTGGTCCAGCTCCTTTTCGCCTCGTGGGGTCTCCGCGTGCTACACCAGCGATCCAAGAATGACCGCCGCCGGCGCCGCCATGGTCACCGGTCGCGACGGCGTTTACTTCGCAGTGGTCTATCGCTAG
- a CDS encoding sugar phosphate isomerase/epimerase family protein gives MAEARMNTLSVSQLSTLRWDLESDVNAYAQRGFGGIGLYRPKVEDYGVERTIELLEEHSMVATSLSWGGGFTGSDGRPFEDAVSDAVSAVIQAARLRAGTLIVLAGGKNNHIKTHLRRTLCQALVRVAAVASEHGIKLALEPFHPGCGDEWSFVHDLQSTLDIIERVDNPSLGMVLDTYHVGMDRDAMRWLPDVARHLHLVQLGDGRHCPHGEMNRCLLGDGCVPLPELIEVLHENGYCGSWEVELIGEDVESISYDHLLDHTKRYLDQTLGQLC, from the coding sequence ATGGCCGAAGCACGGATGAACACGCTTTCTGTTAGCCAGCTCTCAACACTGCGTTGGGATCTGGAGTCGGACGTCAACGCCTATGCCCAACGCGGGTTTGGTGGCATCGGACTGTATCGTCCCAAGGTCGAAGATTACGGTGTCGAGCGAACGATCGAATTGCTCGAAGAACATTCGATGGTGGCGACATCGCTGTCTTGGGGCGGCGGGTTCACCGGCAGCGACGGACGACCGTTTGAAGATGCCGTTTCGGATGCGGTCAGCGCCGTGATCCAAGCCGCGCGGTTGCGCGCCGGCACGTTGATCGTGTTGGCCGGTGGCAAGAACAATCACATCAAAACACATCTTCGCCGGACGCTTTGCCAAGCACTCGTTCGCGTCGCCGCGGTCGCGTCGGAACACGGGATCAAATTGGCGCTGGAACCGTTTCACCCCGGGTGTGGTGACGAATGGTCCTTCGTCCATGATCTGCAATCAACGCTGGATATCATCGAACGCGTTGATAACCCGTCCCTCGGCATGGTGCTGGATACCTACCACGTCGGCATGGATCGTGACGCGATGCGTTGGCTGCCCGATGTGGCGCGCCACCTGCATCTGGTTCAACTCGGTGACGGACGGCATTGCCCCCACGGCGAGATGAATCGTTGTCTGCTCGGTGACGGCTGCGTGCCCTTGCCCGAACTGATCGAAGTGCTGCACGAAAACGGGTACTGCGGGTCCTGGGAGGTGGAGTTGATCGGAGAAGACGTCGAATCGATCAGCTACGATCATCTGCTCGATCACACCAAACGCTATCTCGATCAAACGCTCGGTCAGTTGTGCTGA
- a CDS encoding 2-oxoglutarate dehydrogenase E1 component has translation MNSFSLDYIDDLYVQYIQDPESVSETWRQYFEQFMVSSPATARKRNAGVSQSRRASVSKSAAAGRSGGNGSALAVAERRGSTGDEATDQALWMSRMQDRVNQLVREYRVRGHLKAQLDPLGIDRGDRPELTPQRYGLSETDMQRRLDSSAVEHVKGDTLDVILTKLRNTYCRSIGAQFMHIDDRNIRDWLQQRMESTENRLDLPHETQRRIYARLADASIFEEFVRRKFVGAKTFSLEGAETLIPLIDLALEKAGEHGVQEVVMGMAHRGRLNVMANILKKRAMNIFWSFDDPNPELSRGGGDVRYHLGYSSDWKTARGDHLHISLCFNPSHLEYVNTVAMGRTRCKQDHRGDGDRRQVMNVLIHGDAAFAGEGVVQETLNLSQLDGYRVGGTLHIIINNQVGFTTEPEQGRSTTYATDVAKMLQIPIFHVNGEDPEAVAQVVALAMDFRNEFQRDVVIDLYAFRRWGHNEGDEPRFTQPRMYAEIDRRAGVREQYLNRLKALGKISEEEAEEIQKERTEKLESEFDASKHHQFVPDTQTLAAGWSDYFGGPEPMEPTDTTFDETTLGELVDASTRLPEGFAQHKKLKRLIANRRGMASGEKPFDWATAELAAFATLLSNGHSIRLTGQDCQRGTFSQRHAVQHDVKSGQTYMPLEHLATNRARVELHNSPLSEAGVLGFEWGYSLDAPDSLVLWEAQFGDFWNCAQVIVDQFIASAEDKWNRLSGLVMLLPHGFEGQGPEHCSARVERFLAMTAEHNIQVCQPTTPAQYFHLLRRQVIRKWRKPLIVLTPKSLLRHPEVVSDRKELAEGTFERILIDKDVDMTKVRRVMLCTGKIYYDLKKSRQERELDDVALIRLEQLYPLESDELIAALDGVPRNAELFFVQDEPRNMGTWPYLKLNFGDDFNSAGWTLIPITRAESASPSTGSMAAHLMEQKELIEAAFAGL, from the coding sequence ATGAATAGCTTTAGCTTGGACTACATCGACGATTTGTACGTCCAATATATTCAGGATCCTGAGAGTGTCTCGGAGACCTGGCGGCAGTATTTTGAGCAGTTCATGGTGAGCTCTCCCGCAACGGCAAGGAAACGCAACGCCGGCGTTTCACAAAGCCGTCGCGCGTCTGTGTCGAAATCCGCTGCCGCCGGCAGGTCCGGCGGAAACGGTTCCGCCCTGGCCGTCGCCGAGCGCCGGGGGTCCACCGGCGACGAGGCGACCGACCAGGCGCTGTGGATGTCGCGGATGCAAGACCGCGTCAATCAGTTGGTCCGCGAGTATCGCGTCCGCGGACACCTCAAGGCGCAGCTCGATCCGTTGGGCATCGACCGTGGCGACCGGCCGGAGTTGACCCCCCAACGCTATGGCCTCAGCGAAACCGACATGCAACGCCGCCTGGATTCTTCGGCGGTCGAGCACGTCAAGGGCGATACGCTTGACGTCATTTTGACGAAGCTGCGCAACACCTACTGTCGGTCCATCGGCGCGCAGTTCATGCACATCGACGATCGCAACATTCGCGATTGGTTGCAGCAGCGGATGGAGAGCACCGAGAATCGGTTGGACCTGCCCCACGAGACCCAACGACGGATCTATGCGCGGCTGGCCGATGCTTCGATCTTTGAAGAATTTGTCCGCCGCAAGTTTGTCGGCGCGAAAACGTTTTCGCTCGAAGGTGCCGAGACCCTGATCCCGCTGATCGACTTGGCGCTGGAGAAGGCGGGCGAGCACGGGGTGCAGGAAGTCGTCATGGGGATGGCCCACCGCGGCCGTTTGAACGTGATGGCCAACATCCTGAAAAAACGGGCGATGAACATTTTCTGGTCGTTCGATGATCCCAATCCGGAACTCAGCCGCGGCGGCGGCGATGTCCGCTATCACTTGGGATACAGCAGCGACTGGAAAACCGCGCGGGGGGATCATCTCCATATCTCGTTGTGCTTCAACCCCAGCCACCTGGAATACGTCAACACGGTGGCGATGGGACGCACGCGTTGCAAGCAGGATCATCGGGGGGATGGCGACCGCCGGCAGGTGATGAACGTGCTGATCCACGGCGATGCCGCGTTCGCCGGCGAAGGGGTCGTTCAAGAAACGTTGAACCTGAGCCAGTTAGACGGCTACCGAGTCGGCGGGACGCTGCACATCATCATCAACAACCAGGTCGGGTTCACGACCGAGCCGGAGCAAGGCCGCAGCACCACCTACGCGACCGACGTCGCGAAGATGCTGCAAATCCCGATCTTTCACGTCAACGGCGAGGATCCCGAGGCGGTCGCGCAAGTCGTCGCCCTGGCGATGGATTTTCGCAACGAATTCCAACGCGACGTCGTCATCGATCTGTACGCGTTTCGTCGTTGGGGGCACAACGAAGGCGACGAGCCGCGGTTCACGCAGCCGCGGATGTATGCCGAAATCGATCGTCGAGCCGGCGTCCGCGAACAGTACCTCAATCGACTCAAAGCACTCGGCAAAATTTCCGAAGAGGAAGCCGAGGAAATTCAGAAGGAACGAACCGAGAAGTTGGAGTCGGAATTCGACGCCAGCAAGCATCACCAATTCGTCCCCGACACGCAGACGCTCGCCGCCGGTTGGAGTGATTACTTCGGTGGCCCCGAGCCGATGGAACCGACCGACACGACGTTTGACGAAACCACGCTGGGCGAACTGGTCGATGCGTCGACCCGATTGCCCGAAGGGTTCGCGCAGCACAAGAAACTGAAGCGGTTGATCGCCAACCGTCGTGGGATGGCATCGGGCGAAAAACCGTTCGATTGGGCGACCGCGGAACTGGCCGCCTTCGCGACACTGCTGTCAAACGGGCATTCGATCCGGTTGACCGGCCAAGATTGCCAACGTGGGACGTTCAGCCAACGTCACGCCGTCCAGCATGACGTCAAGTCCGGCCAGACCTACATGCCGCTGGAGCACCTGGCCACCAACCGGGCCCGCGTCGAACTGCACAATAGCCCGCTCAGCGAAGCCGGTGTGCTCGGATTCGAATGGGGCTATTCGCTCGACGCGCCCGACAGTTTGGTGTTGTGGGAAGCCCAGTTCGGTGATTTTTGGAACTGCGCACAAGTCATCGTCGATCAGTTCATCGCCAGTGCCGAAGACAAATGGAATCGTCTGAGCGGTCTGGTGATGTTGCTGCCGCACGGGTTCGAGGGGCAAGGCCCCGAACACTGCAGCGCCCGGGTGGAACGGTTCTTGGCCATGACCGCCGAACACAACATTCAAGTCTGCCAGCCGACCACACCGGCACAGTACTTTCACCTGCTGCGTCGTCAAGTGATTCGCAAGTGGCGAAAACCACTGATCGTGCTGACGCCCAAAAGCCTGCTCCGGCACCCCGAAGTGGTCAGCGATCGCAAGGAACTCGCCGAGGGAACGTTTGAGCGAATCCTGATCGACAAGGACGTCGACATGACCAAGGTCCGTCGTGTCATGCTGTGCACCGGAAAGATTTACTACGACCTGAAAAAGAGTCGCCAAGAGCGCGAACTCGATGATGTGGCGTTGATTCGCCTGGAACAGCTGTATCCGCTCGAAAGCGATGAACTGATCGCGGCCCTGGATGGGGTGCCCCGCAATGCCGAACTGTTCTTCGTCCAAGACGAACCGCGGAACATGGGGACGTGGCCATATCTGAAGCTGAACTTCGGCGATGATTTCAACAGCGCCGGCTGGACACTGATTCCCATCACGCGCGCCGAGTCGGCCAGCCCCAGCACGGGAAGCATGGCGGCGCACTTGATGGAACAAAAGGAATTGATCGAAGCCGCCTTTGCGGGACTGTAG
- a CDS encoding tetratricopeptide repeat protein: protein MRRWSIPIFALAVLIAGGVLADYWSAEPEGVVLGYVGRDACIECHRQQTEDFTGSDHDKAMDLATDETVLGDFNDVTFEHDGLVNRLFRDGKRFMVHTEGEDGTMQDFEVKYVFGVYPLQQYMVEFDRSEEMESCDVARLQVLRISWDSHNHNWFYLRPPDVADKLAADDPLHWTGIAQRWQTMCADCHSTNLKRNFDPESVTYHTTFSEIDVSCEACHGPASLHVELANKKSLFWDRRYGYGLAKLKGSDPEPQLQTCAPCHSRRGVMNERFTAGPDYHDHYRLETLGQATYHGDGQIKDEVYVYGSFIQSKMYHKDIRCTDCHDPHSLKLKFSGNETCTNCHQHAAGKYDVPAHHHHAPGTEGAMCVNCHMPHTTYMEVDPRRDHSLRIPRPDLSVKLGTPNACSHCHVKDRLPQIAAEHRDTFQSKEYSQWLLAAEQDGEQPIGTDGETLAELMRQTDQWCDDACEQWYGEQRKRPTHFAEALVPLRRGDPSAARKAIEMLAINDERVPAIAKATLLEELARQGVRAVPRVAAELADQTDQHPLVRSTAASVLAMAGPSTGKSSLMKLLGDDSRLVRTSAARALLGSPAFGQLSPSERTQLESVLNEVHEEFMVASDRAGAHMGWAGICEQLGRYGEAIEAYQTAIRVEPNAVGARTNLASLLEQLAPSVPESERETLLKRVNTLRKQELPLLARDAALAPQIAGIQYRYGLLLYLDGQLDAALSQLEKAVELEPDNPEFQTAVKLLKEKMDGSQ from the coding sequence TTGCGGCGTTGGTCGATCCCCATCTTTGCCCTGGCAGTGCTGATCGCCGGCGGCGTGCTGGCCGATTACTGGTCGGCCGAACCCGAAGGCGTCGTGCTTGGCTACGTCGGCCGCGACGCCTGCATCGAATGCCACCGACAACAAACCGAGGACTTCACCGGTTCCGACCACGACAAAGCCATGGACTTGGCGACCGATGAAACCGTGCTCGGCGATTTCAACGATGTCACCTTCGAGCACGACGGATTGGTCAATCGACTGTTTCGCGACGGCAAACGCTTCATGGTTCACACCGAAGGCGAAGACGGCACGATGCAGGACTTCGAAGTCAAATACGTTTTCGGCGTCTACCCGCTGCAACAGTACATGGTCGAATTTGACCGCAGCGAAGAAATGGAATCCTGCGACGTCGCTCGCTTGCAAGTCCTCCGCATCAGCTGGGACTCACACAACCACAACTGGTTCTACCTCCGCCCGCCGGACGTCGCGGACAAACTGGCCGCCGACGACCCGCTGCACTGGACCGGGATCGCACAGCGTTGGCAAACGATGTGCGCCGATTGCCACTCGACCAACCTGAAACGCAACTTCGACCCCGAGTCGGTCACCTACCACACGACGTTCTCCGAAATCGATGTCAGTTGCGAAGCCTGTCACGGCCCGGCGTCGCTGCACGTCGAACTGGCGAACAAGAAATCGTTGTTCTGGGATCGACGCTACGGCTATGGGCTGGCCAAATTGAAAGGGTCCGACCCCGAGCCCCAGTTGCAAACCTGCGCGCCCTGCCACAGCCGGCGCGGCGTGATGAATGAACGCTTCACCGCCGGCCCCGATTACCATGACCACTATCGCTTGGAAACACTTGGCCAGGCAACGTACCACGGTGACGGGCAAATCAAAGACGAAGTCTACGTCTATGGATCGTTCATCCAAAGCAAGATGTACCACAAGGACATCCGTTGCACCGATTGCCACGATCCCCACTCGCTGAAATTAAAGTTCTCCGGCAACGAGACGTGCACCAATTGCCATCAGCACGCCGCCGGCAAATACGATGTCCCGGCCCACCACCATCATGCCCCCGGCACCGAAGGCGCCATGTGCGTGAACTGTCACATGCCCCACACCACCTACATGGAAGTCGACCCGCGGCGGGACCACAGCTTGCGGATCCCGCGCCCGGATCTGTCGGTCAAACTGGGAACCCCTAACGCCTGCAGCCACTGCCACGTCAAGGATCGGCTGCCGCAAATCGCCGCCGAGCATCGCGACACGTTCCAGTCCAAGGAATACTCGCAATGGCTGTTGGCCGCCGAGCAAGACGGCGAACAACCGATCGGAACCGACGGCGAAACCCTGGCGGAGTTGATGCGGCAAACCGACCAGTGGTGTGATGACGCGTGCGAACAATGGTACGGCGAACAAAGGAAGCGACCGACGCACTTCGCCGAAGCACTCGTGCCGCTGCGTCGCGGCGATCCGAGTGCCGCCCGGAAAGCGATCGAAATGCTGGCGATCAACGACGAACGTGTCCCCGCGATCGCCAAAGCCACGCTGCTGGAGGAACTCGCCAGACAAGGCGTCCGCGCGGTGCCACGTGTCGCCGCCGAACTGGCCGATCAAACCGACCAGCACCCGTTGGTCCGCTCAACCGCCGCCTCGGTGCTGGCGATGGCCGGTCCTTCCACCGGCAAAAGCAGCCTGATGAAACTGCTGGGTGACGACTCGCGTCTGGTGCGAACCTCGGCCGCCCGAGCGCTGCTGGGATCCCCCGCGTTCGGCCAACTCTCGCCATCGGAACGGACTCAATTGGAATCCGTATTGAATGAAGTCCACGAGGAGTTCATGGTCGCCTCGGACCGCGCCGGGGCACACATGGGCTGGGCAGGAATCTGCGAACAACTGGGACGCTACGGCGAAGCAATCGAGGCCTACCAGACGGCGATTCGCGTCGAACCCAACGCCGTCGGTGCGAGGACCAATCTCGCCAGCCTGCTCGAACAGCTTGCCCCCAGCGTTCCCGAATCCGAGCGAGAGACCTTGCTCAAACGAGTCAACACACTCCGCAAGCAAGAGCTGCCGCTGCTGGCGCGGGACGCCGCATTGGCACCCCAAATCGCCGGCATCCAATATCGCTACGGTTTGCTACTGTACCTGGACGGCCAACTCGACGCCGCACTTTCGCAACTCGAGAAAGCCGTCGAGCTGGAACCGGACAACCCCGAATTCCAAACCGCGGTCAAGCTGCTCAAGGAAAAGATGGACGGCTCGCAATAA
- a CDS encoding M28 family peptidase, with amino-acid sequence MRHAASLLILTFAANFLSAQPPGDDPSADLSPEKEAELIAEARQITFEGLRAGEGYFSGDAKRMVFQSERDPANPFYQIFLMDLETGDLQQVSPGQGKTTCAWIHPDGDRVLFSSTHHDETSVAKQNELLELRRTGKQPRYSWDYDPEFELYERLDDGSYNRLTEAVGYDAEASYSPDGTQIVFASNRAAYSGSLSPRETELLKTDKSYFIDLYIMDADGSNVRQLTDVNGYDGGPFFSPDGNRICWRRFSEDGTTAEIYTMATDGTDVRRLTDIGAMSWAPFYHPSGDYLIFTTNRHGFGNFELYCVRADGEGQPVRVTYTDGFDGLPVFLPGGDRIAWTSNRTAEKRSQIFLGNWNDAEIRKRLGLTDSQDADRQAALSAAEESSPQFTPADIARHVDYLTRPELEGRLTGTEGERRATAYVAAYLESLGFVPAGESGTFFDEFQFPAGCSLTDKNTTTIGDQAGTLNEDWRPLSFSADGQIEPTEVVFAGYGMRVPASEDSAEYDSYVHLNVANRWVMVFRDLPQDITPERRQQLARYSSPRRKATFARDLGAKGIIFVAGPTSKVQNELIRFDSTASAGVSIAAITITNEMAAQLLSESDGDLKEQQSQLDDGSLAMGYILEGAKVATTIEIERKTGTGRNVIARLAAGDSTSPTYPFVMVGAHVDHLGRGSGSNSLAKDDERDLIHQGADDNASGVAAMLEIAQYLADEKRAGRLNAKRDLVVAGWSGEELGLFGSQAFIESFHTLYPDAPKVEIDEEAERAARAHGMTTNAAPLTTAIAAYLNLDMVGRMREKLVVQGIGSSPKFESLVNRRNVPVGLSLALDKTSTRLPTDASAFVARDVPILSAFTGAHEDYHTPRDTKEKLNYEGAAGTARLFALITRGLLTDADVPEFKLDEGEKQQEEVPRARLTAYLGTVPDYAAGKIKGLKLSGVAGDGPAAKAGVQGGDVIIELAGKKIEDIYDYTYAIEALKIGEEVGITVKRGDKEVPLKITPSSRD; translated from the coding sequence ATGCGACACGCGGCATCACTTCTGATTCTGACTTTTGCGGCAAACTTCCTCAGCGCCCAGCCACCCGGCGACGATCCCTCGGCCGATCTGTCGCCGGAAAAGGAAGCGGAACTGATCGCGGAAGCGCGGCAGATCACGTTTGAGGGACTGCGTGCCGGCGAAGGCTATTTCAGCGGCGACGCCAAACGGATGGTGTTTCAAAGCGAACGTGATCCGGCCAATCCGTTCTACCAAATCTTTTTGATGGACCTCGAAACGGGCGACCTGCAACAGGTCTCCCCGGGCCAGGGCAAAACGACCTGCGCCTGGATCCACCCCGACGGCGATCGGGTGCTGTTCTCCAGCACGCACCACGACGAAACCTCGGTCGCCAAACAGAACGAGTTGCTGGAACTTCGCCGAACCGGAAAACAGCCTCGTTACTCGTGGGACTACGATCCCGAATTTGAACTCTACGAACGGCTCGATGACGGTTCCTATAACCGACTGACCGAAGCGGTCGGCTATGACGCCGAGGCCAGTTACAGCCCCGACGGAACTCAGATCGTGTTCGCGTCCAACCGGGCGGCTTACTCTGGATCGCTGTCGCCGCGAGAGACCGAGTTGCTCAAGACCGACAAGTCGTACTTCATCGATTTGTACATCATGGACGCCGACGGATCGAACGTCCGCCAATTGACCGACGTCAATGGCTACGACGGCGGGCCGTTCTTTTCGCCCGACGGCAATCGCATCTGCTGGCGACGATTTTCCGAAGACGGCACGACCGCGGAAATCTACACGATGGCAACCGACGGCACCGACGTCCGCCGCTTGACCGACATCGGTGCGATGAGCTGGGCTCCGTTTTACCATCCCAGCGGCGACTACTTGATCTTCACCACCAACCGACACGGCTTCGGCAATTTCGAACTGTACTGCGTCCGCGCCGATGGCGAGGGTCAACCGGTTCGCGTGACCTACACCGATGGATTCGACGGTCTGCCCGTCTTCCTACCCGGCGGCGATCGCATCGCGTGGACCAGCAATCGAACGGCCGAAAAACGATCGCAGATTTTCCTCGGCAATTGGAACGATGCCGAGATCCGCAAACGACTCGGGCTGACCGACTCACAAGACGCTGATCGCCAAGCCGCACTCAGCGCCGCCGAAGAATCTTCGCCCCAATTCACCCCCGCGGACATCGCCCGCCACGTCGATTACTTGACGCGCCCCGAATTGGAAGGCCGTTTGACGGGGACCGAAGGCGAGCGACGGGCGACCGCTTACGTCGCCGCTTACCTGGAAAGTTTGGGGTTCGTTCCGGCCGGCGAATCGGGAACGTTTTTTGACGAGTTCCAGTTCCCCGCGGGTTGTTCGTTGACCGACAAGAACACGACCACGATCGGTGACCAGGCCGGCACCTTGAACGAAGATTGGCGTCCGCTTTCCTTTTCGGCCGACGGCCAGATCGAACCCACCGAAGTCGTCTTCGCAGGCTACGGCATGCGTGTCCCGGCCAGCGAAGATTCGGCGGAATACGACAGCTACGTTCACCTGAACGTGGCCAATCGATGGGTAATGGTTTTTCGCGACTTGCCCCAAGACATCACCCCCGAGCGACGGCAACAACTGGCGCGTTACAGTTCGCCACGCCGCAAGGCGACCTTCGCCCGTGACCTGGGCGCCAAAGGCATCATCTTCGTGGCCGGCCCGACCAGCAAAGTCCAGAACGAGCTGATTCGTTTTGACTCCACCGCCTCGGCCGGCGTCAGCATCGCCGCGATCACGATCACCAATGAAATGGCCGCCCAATTGCTCTCGGAGTCCGACGGCGACCTCAAAGAACAGCAATCCCAACTCGACGACGGGTCGCTGGCGATGGGCTATATCCTGGAAGGCGCGAAGGTCGCCACGACGATCGAAATCGAACGCAAAACGGGAACCGGACGAAACGTGATCGCCCGCCTGGCCGCCGGTGACAGCACCTCCCCCACGTACCCGTTTGTGATGGTCGGCGCCCACGTCGACCATTTGGGACGCGGCTCGGGCAGCAACTCGCTGGCCAAGGACGACGAACGCGACCTGATCCATCAAGGTGCCGATGACAATGCCTCGGGAGTCGCAGCGATGCTGGAGATCGCGCAGTACCTGGCGGACGAAAAACGGGCCGGACGGTTGAACGCCAAACGGGACTTGGTCGTCGCGGGTTGGAGCGGCGAAGAGCTGGGACTGTTCGGCTCCCAAGCCTTCATCGAATCGTTTCACACGCTTTACCCCGATGCGCCCAAGGTCGAAATCGATGAAGAGGCGGAGCGTGCGGCGCGGGCTCACGGGATGACCACCAACGCCGCACCGCTGACGACCGCAATCGCCGCGTATCTGAACTTGGACATGGTGGGACGGATGCGTGAGAAACTGGTCGTCCAGGGGATCGGTTCGTCGCCCAAGTTTGAATCCCTGGTCAACCGCCGCAACGTGCCCGTCGGGCTGTCGCTGGCGCTGGACAAAACCAGCACGCGACTGCCGACCGACGCGTCAGCCTTTGTCGCCCGCGATGTCCCGATCCTGTCGGCGTTCACCGGCGCCCACGAAGACTACCACACGCCTCGGGACACCAAAGAAAAATTGAACTATGAAGGCGCTGCGGGCACGGCTCGGCTGTTCGCATTGATCACACGCGGCCTGTTGACCGACGCCGACGTCCCCGAATTCAAACTCGACGAAGGCGAAAAACAACAAGAAGAGGTGCCCCGCGCACGCCTGACCGCCTACCTGGGAACGGTGCCCGACTATGCGGCGGGAAAGATCAAGGGACTGAAGCTGAGCGGCGTCGCCGGCGACGGCCCGGCGGCCAAAGCGGGCGTCCAGGGCGGCGACGTGATCATCGAACTGGCCGGGAAAAAGATCGAAGACATCTACGATTACACCTACGCCATCGAAGCCCTGAAGATCGGTGAAGAAGTCGGCATCACCGTGAAGCGGGGTGACAAAGAGGTACCGCTGAAGATCACCCCCAGCTCCCGCGATTGA